tataAAGAGCCCGTATTTCAAGCAGCGTTATAAGTATTGCTGTGAATTTAACATAAAAAGTACATAACAAtagttttgttatttaaataaattacccgaagggtttCTGTACGAACGTACAAAACCCTtagaaacgttttttttttttttttttttcactggtcACTGGGATGGATTAGTTGTTGATGGTCTCTCTTCGATTCCAGAATAAAGTGTAAACCTAGTTTCGAATTCAGGCTTACTAGGAATCCTCAGCTCTGTTGATAAAGAGCGTCCATAAAAAGAGCGTATCTTTTAATCCAGTGTCTCGAGTCTTAACTAGTTGGTATCACCTTCTGAAATTGACTTCTGAGATTCGTACGCAGATCGCCTATTATTATAAAGTTCACTCGATAATGATTAACACGATAATAATTAATAGAGATCAAGTTGAGGCCCAGTGCGCAGTCAACGAGGTGCGAGCGGGAGAGAGTACCAAGGTCGGATACAACTCCACAATACCTTCCTTCTTGCTTACTACAATAAATTCTCCTGTTtaacaaattcaataattcTTGCACTGTGCTGGCTGTGATCAACTAGCTGTGATCAATCCACACAACTAACAATTATTCGATGTGAAATCAACATCAATCAATTAAACCAGTTCGGCGAACCAACGTTTTCGATTAAAAGACAACGAATTGGTCAATTGGTCTGAACAATCAAAAGGAAGCCTATGGATAAAAAGACGGGGGAAATTCCCGCAAGGATTCGTAAACCAGGATAAAAGAGAACGGCAATAAAGTTGTGACACTTTTGTAGGTCATTAATCAAATACAAATTCCTCTACAAGTCGAGAAACGGGTTCTTACCAAATTCAACTTATGATTCAAATTGGTTACTAATCTGTTACCGGTCGCCCAATGTTCATCTAACTTTTCCCTTCATTGATGGGCGGGGtgcatttctattttcttttaccttgACTACTTATTATTTGCATAACCTCTACCAATTACTTTCGCTGAATACTTGACTTTTGATAAATGACATATTTAAAAACGTATCAGTCGGGATATACTCTCCAATTTTGTATAAAAACGTGAACAGACTGGACTGAAATTATCAGTTTACCAACTGTTTTCAGCAAGTTGACTACTACTCCAACATGAAAGTAGGAAATCTTTAAACGTTGTCTCCTAAAACGCATTACCTTATTAAATGGTGTCAAATGTTCcatattttattagttcttGATCCTCGCCGCCCTTTTCGCTGTCGCTGCCGCCGATTCTTACAGGTCAGCCGAATACGCTCCCAAGTACGAAGCTCCGGCATACAAATCTACATATGAAGCCAAATACGAGGTGAGTCTCATttcataaattaattaaagaagCACGGAAATTAACTttcgaaataaatatttttgaagacTCCCCAACCTTACGACTTCAGCTGGGCCGTCAATGATTACTACAACGACTACGAACACTCTGAGAAGAGTGTCGACGGCAATGTCGTAACCGGATCATACCGCGTCGTCCTTCCCGACGGCCGCACCCAAATTGTCACCTACAAGGCCGACAGCTACGGATATGTCGCCGACGTCAAGTACACCGGTGAAGCCAAGTATCCCGAATACGTCGAAAACAACTACAAAGCTACCACCTACTCCGCCCCAGCTTACAAGCCCACTGCTCCCACCTACTCCGCTCCTGCTTACAAGCCCACTGCTCCCAGCACTTACACCGCTCCCACATACTCTGCCCCGGCCCCGGCTTACACCGCCACTCCGGTCTACAAATCCCCCGCAGTCCAGCCCCAGTATTAAATTGCAAGTAATTGAAACCGCTGAAATGT
This sequence is a window from Daphnia pulicaria isolate SC F1-1A chromosome 7, SC_F0-13Bv2, whole genome shotgun sequence. Protein-coding genes within it:
- the LOC124350038 gene encoding adhesive plaque matrix protein-like isoform X6; translated protein: MKFLILAALFAVAAADSYRSAEYAPKYEAPAYKSTYEAKYETPQPYDFSWAVNDYYNDYEHSEKSVDGNVVTGSYRVVLPDGRTQIVTYKADSYGYVADVKYTGEAKYPEYVENNYKATTYSAPAYKPTAPTYSAPAYKPTAPSTYTAPTYSAPAPAYTATPVYKAPAVQPQY